In Plasmodium vivax chromosome 14, whole genome shotgun sequence, the genomic window TTCTTAACTTATCATACAATATGATGTACAAGTCAATTGCCTCCTTCCGAaactttttattcttttcatttaagTAGTTCTTTTCGAAAATCAGAAAATCTGAACAggtaattttctttttaatgtgAGCATTGGAAATGTTGTCTAGGAAGATATTTGGGTAAATTAAATCTCTACAGCCTATGTACTGCTTCATCTCAGCTAGCCGAAAAATTACACACAGCGTTAGACTGCGAGACGACTGCGTGCAGCTGCTTAATGCCTTCAGACACTCTTCTGCTATTTCGATGGCTTTATCATAATTGccgttattttttaacgAGTCCGCTAGGAGGCACTTATTTTGCAAAGTAACAAAGTTGGGCAGTTTGGCTCGTTCGCAATTTTGCAGCGATATAGTGTAATATTTGATCGCGCTCTGGAATTTGTGTAGCCCCATTAGAATATTCCCTTGTAGTATCAGGgcatatatgcacacgtaATGGGTAGACACATCACATAGCGTTGTCGAAATGGCTCGATAGCTTTCCTCCGAGTAATGCAGTGCCTTTAGTAGatactttttctttaactcGAGGTGGTCCACTTGGTCTAGCATCAGCTTCTTCTTTGCGCATCCCTTACTTGTGGTagcttcccccgtttggtgaTCACCCCGGTTGTGGTTTCTGCACTCTGCACGGGGAACCTTACCGAGGTGATCCTCCCATTCGTCATCGCAAATGTCGTTATCGTAGATGTTGCTTTCACAGATTCCCTCCCCCCGGGTGCCTCTCCCCGTGCGCTCGTTTGCCCTATCATAGTAGTAGCTAGCCATTAGCACATTGCAGATGAGCGTGTGGAGGCTGTTCCCGTGCCCCtcataaaatttgttaaaaatgacgATGAGCTTGTAAATGATCAGCGCGTCGTCTATATTCCCCTCCTTCACTTTGCACTGAAGAATTAGGGCGAGTATGTCCCTCCTTACCGTCCCTATGTTCGGAATGACTCCATAAATGTAGTAGCAAACGTCTAGGCACTTCTTCACATAGCCATGCTCGAAATGGAGATAGGCTAGACACAAAAACCGTTTGGATAGCtcgaaaatgtttttattgaGACCAACATTTAGCAGGAGATAAATGCACTTCTTAGCCCTAACATAATTTatgcatttcattttttcattcagtATGCAGTAGGGGTGGCAAGGCACATTATACTCATGCATAAAGCTCCTGATTTTGTTGCACGACCCGACTGTGCATATGTTGCTCATTTGTAGAAAGTCACTACGTTTCGGGTGTATTATGTTGACTATGTTTTCCcttagcatattttttactttaaattTCTCCTGCATCATGACGTTTGATGATATTAGCTTTTCCACCGTTCTGAAACTCCACGTGGCATACTTCGGAAAGCATCCCTTTGTTTTGGGGTAAAACAGAGCGATGTTACTCCTTTGGAAATTGCTACGCGGGGGGACTCTGCTAGGGGGGTCCTCCCTTATGCGGCTATGCACACTAACGCTAGGTGTaagctcccttttttgttttcctcccgCAAGggtactcccccccctggatAACCATTTTTTCTTGCGCATTTTATCCACCAAGGTGTATACATTATTGTGTCCTACTTTGCTGCTACCACTggtggagggggaagaactaTCATCGTAGTTGCTTGTGGTAGCTCCTTTCTCCCACGTAGGGTTGCCTTTCAATCCTCCACTTGCTGTACCACCTGAAGTTTTGTAACTCTTCTGTGCGTTGTTCTTTGCAGCCGAGGTGACACTCCTGTAGGGGGATTTGTAATTGTACCCCCGCCTCTTCTCACGGGAGTTACTTCTGACCGTTTGAAGCGCATACCCATGGGGGGTTGCAGCGCTAGGTTCGTCGTCACAGTGGTAGCTCGGGTATTCTCTCTCCGCGTTGCTCTCCAAGTCACTCACCACTTCGTTCACCACTTCGTTCACCGCTTCACTTACTTCTCCCATCTCAGAGGCGCCCCCCCAATCGCAGACCGCCCTCAGGTGGGCCACGTTCGGAAAGAGGACGCTCTCCTTCTTGGAGCCAAAGGCGCACATGTCCTCCAAGGTTAGAGGCAGCCTGACTTTATAATTCCGCTTGCACTCCTTGTTAAAGTAGACGCCCAAGTGGTACTCCATGCAGACGAGGAGTCCATAAACTTCCACCTCCTTAATGTTAATATGGTCCTTCAGATTgactttaaattttttcatgcaCTCTGGAATTAGCACCTGGTGCCAGAACTGCACTGAATCTACTGCCCTGACatttagggttaggtttGCCAACCGAATTAGAAACTTATGTGGCACAACCTCGGGGAAGTAATCCCACTCCGTGAAGCACTTTTCGCAGAAGCAGATAAATTGGTTGCATTGTTCTGGTGTGCCCCCCCTGACGCGGTCATAATGGTGGGTATGCTCCTCATTAGAGAACGGGGAAACAGAGTGGGCATTGTCAAACCAGCGGtgattcccccctttgcagcttCCACTGCTACCCCTTTTGCCCCTTCCCAGTACTCCTAACAAAAACGAATGTATGTGCTCATAATATATGGACTTCAACGTGCGGCAAATAATCTCCCTGCAGATGGTCTGTGACAGGAACTCCGGGGGTGCAGTATCCCTATCGGTGCTTAGAAGACGTCCCAGGTGATGCATGTTAACCCCGTGGGAGTGATAAACCTGCGTGACGTCAAAACTGTCGCTGAAATTTGCGACGATGCTAACAACTTTgggtaaaatataattgtgaATGTTGTGGAGGCACTCCCTACTGGCGTCCTTCAAAAGGTccacattatttttacattttttatactcaTAATTCTTAACATCAATGTTTAAGGTGGTATTGCTTAACGAGTGCGggtagaaattttttatgaattcgTATCTTATCCTTTTGGTGAAGTTTCCCCCAGCTGAGTTGTCCACATAAGGGGGGAGTACCTCTTCTGCCCCCCGTACAACGAACAGATTGTCAATCAGCGATTTGAAAAGTTTTACgttgtttctctttttaaataCTTTACATTCGTAGTAGTTGGAGAATCCAAAGGGGAGAATACAGCAGTGGTAATTCACAGAATCGCCCATTTGCTTTATCTGCTGGTAGAGCTCATGGTCGTAGTTTTCCATTTCTAGAAGCAGCCTTTCgtagaacattttttcttttttcctttttagatgcttttcctccttgggtaaatttttaccttcatTTTGGGGCGTTTTCTTCATTGTTTGCTTCCCAGTGAGGTGACCATTCTCAGTGGCACCTTCGCTGCCACCACCATCACTCATGTAATTGCTAAATGTGAACCCTCTGAAGATATCCTTAATCACATCAACAGGGGGGTGGGCCTCACTTAAAGGCATTAGCGGCTCCGAAATGACGCGCATCCCCATGAAGTCAATTTGGCTAGCCACAGGTAAGGCAAACTTCGAACCGTTTTTCAGAGCAAATATACAATCGCATAGAAcattcttccccttcataTCATTgctgtatatttttctaGCCATGTTATAATTGACGCCATTCCTTCTGCTGCCCAAAATTACTGTAAAGACGAGACTGTCAAATAGGAAAACTAAATCATCATCAAATTTGGGTTtgtatattttgtaaatgtgAGGGTAGTTCTCCTTAGACACTTGGacgaaacattttttaaaataacttaTTGAGTCATTCTTCAACTCTTGCTTGCGAAAGAAGAGAGAGTATATTAATCCGCAGGCCCCTATCTTGCTGGCCATGTGAAATAATTCTAGCTCGTTATAAAACTCCTTTTCTCTTTCGCCCTCACTTTTGTCATCGTGCATGTACTCCTTTAAGGCCCAGATGTTTCGGAATGCGTAATTGATTCGGTCGTGCCAGTTGGAACTTAAGAAGGAGTCTTCACTTTTGCACAAGAAGTTGTATAATGGGTGGCCCACATCTATGTTGTAGCTTCTGCACGGTTTCACGCTTTGTAGTAGGTTATTGAAGACGTTGGTTTTGCATCCTGTGGGGTCGTTCGCCTGGGCTTCTTCGCCCAAGGGGGGGCATCTACCACGGCGTTTGCACTTTTCGCTGCTTTCGCCACTTTTGCTACTTTCACCGCTTGCACTACTTTCACCGCTTTCACTGCTACCCCCCAACATGTTGCACCTGCCGACGCGTTTGTCCGCCTTGCCGCCAGCCGCCTCTCCCGCCACCCCCGTGGAGTCACTCCCCTTTCTCATCTGCCCAAATAACTCCTGCAGCCGAGGAACTCGGGATTTGTTTATTTCCACCTTGTAGCACTTTTCGAATGGCTCACTGCATGGCAGGGACGATTCACTCGTTTGCGAGTTACCCTCGGAGATCTCTTCCTTCaactcaatttttttacttacgGGCTTATCGATTACAGCTTGGGAAGGTTTCTTCACTGGAATTATTTTGGCATTCTTAGTGACAATCTGTTTTTTACTTTCTGCAAATTTGCTCACTTCGATGCTCTTCTTATGGGTTAGCACACTCTGGGGGCGACTCTCGGTTGGCTCCTCATTTACGACGAACttaatgtttaaaatttttttttccggcTCAGTTACCTTTGCTTCTTTAAATATTAAGTTCCTTAAATTTGGTGACTTGAATAGACAGAGGGTGTTGCGTATTATTCGCTTTaagtttcccttttttttgacctCCCGCCTGGCTAGCTGCTGTCCGCTCTTGGATTTTGCGCTAGCTGGTTTCGCATTAGCTCCTTTTCCACTCAGCGCGGAGTGTTTCGAGCCCCAATTCGCGCCATTTTGCCGGGTACCCACTGCACCGCCCACTACACTGCCCACTGCACCACCCACTACACCACCTGCTGCTCCACCACTCCTGTCAAACTGCGCGTGGTCTATTAAGTAATCCTCCAGGGCCTTGAAGCCGCTATCGGACTGGTGCCCCGCTTGCTTGTTTCCCCTCGACCGCTGCCTCTTTTTCCTGTTGGATGAGGAAAACGTTCTTTTCAGCATGCCCATTTTGGTACCCCGCTCGGTCGCTTTGTCaatctgtttttttgtttttttctccctccttcGGTTATATGTTTACCCtacatgtgcataatttGCAGACGCATGGCACGACGCATGGCACGACGCATGCCACGACACATACCACGACACATGCCAGTGTGGAGACTTGCATCTCTCCTCTGTTCACTTTCGCGAGGTAATTTAGGGGACAAATACAACGTATGAAAAAGGAACTATGCGGAACGGAGCGAAACAAAAATGGCCGTGTGCAACTGCGCTGTACCTACAcgcgttttttaaaaagttggaTGTCTGGATGGCGCGAAAGAGGCGATAAATGGTTAACGCCTGCTTTGTACTCTTTTCCTACCGTTTGGTAAAGAAGTTTTTCAATTCTTGGGTTTGTTCGCTAACCCATTTATCAGTCCGCTCACGTGTTTACTCCCTTTTGCTCGCGGCAGTAGCGACGTATTCTCATCGCAACAGTTGCGCTTCTTATAGCATAAGGGGGCAGAAGACACCCTGGGAGGatgcatatacacataaacaGGTGAACAAGCTGCTCGCAAGAGGGGAGAGGAACATGTTTCgtttcttctcttcttcaCAGTGGAGGAGCAAAGTGGGAAGAGTGCCGCGTAAAGTAGCTTTCGGCATGCATTCCACGCGCGTACATAtaacatacacatatgtatgcatgtgcacaCGTCCGTTGCGTGCTTCTATTTTAGCAACAGGGGAAGTACATACATTCGCGCGCAAGGTCTTTTCGCGCTGCCAGGAACAAATAGTGGCACACGCactgggggaaaaaataaaaaaaaaaaaaataaaacaaaatagagtaaaataaaatgataaaactCAATTTTGTAGATAAAGGGAACACCTTCGGGCCGGAAAAAAGAGCAACGTTTTGCCCGCATGTTGATAcgatttttcttccccttacACAAATGTTTACGTTTTCCCTTTAGCGGCACAAAAAATCAGATGAATCTTaatttttgtgcatttttctcTTGTATTCCTCCTCTTTATAAATGGAAATTtggttaacttttttttttttttttcccccatttgtgcgtgTCTGCAAAGCAGTGCGTGTGGTGTGTGTTGCCTAAAAAGGGTGTTATCCTCAGCAGTGCTAGCTAAAGGGAATACACTTtgtggtatatttttttgatgaagTTTGCCTCCTTTCGATTTTCCACACGTTGATAAATACATACACTGGGGAGGTCTCCTTTtagaggatttttttttccctctccattttgcacatttggttaaaaaagaacatttttttttttttttgtctttcctcAATTGGAATACTCATTGCGCGTAGAGAGCTACATAGTGTGAGACAGCTGGGCAGAGGCAATCTACACCACTACGTTAGCGGTACCCAGGGGCACGCTCCGACGAAATACACACTTAGGGAGCCAATTCACCCGCGTTCTTCGTGCCCTTCAAGCTgatattttcccctccacacACAACTGCGTCAACGTTTTGGAGAGTTTATTAATTGGCAACCCCATAACGTTGTAATAGCAgccattaattttttttataaactgaCAGCCGACTCCCTGAATGGAGTAAGCGCCAGCCTTATCATACGGTTCACTCGAATTTAAATATTCCAAAATGTCTTGCTCAAGCAAGTCGTCAAAATGTACGTCTGTTTTTTCGATAAAGGTGATGGGCACTTTtgttttgtgtaaaaatatacagaCAGCTGTATAAACGCAGTGGATATTGGATGatagcttttttaaaatttcacgGGCGTGTTCCTTGTTGAGCGGCTTTTCTATTATTTCATCCTTCAGCGTAACGATCGTGTCGCATGAGATTATAACCTTTGGTATGGGGTCATAGGTGCTATGCAAACTTTTCACttgatgtttttttgttgcatCTGTGCAATGCTGTTCGTTTTCAGGTTGGCCAATTGACAAATGACCGCTATCACTCCCTTGttgtgtgcttttttttgtttcctcttctttaACGTTTCCCTCACTGTGAGTATTCGCTTGGTCCCCAAACCAGACATGACTTGCCACGTTCAACCCCTTTTGTAAGGCATTTTCTTTCACATAATGCTCAGCAGAGGCAAACTGTTTTTTAtctaaattttcttcaaatcctGATTCgcaaatgtataaatttgaTACCCCCATTAATTTCATTAACTCGATCCTCCTTGGGGACTTACTCGCCAGAAGAACCCAACACTTTTTTGCATCTGCGAAGAAGTCGCCTAACCCGATGATGTGCGAGTGTTCCTTCATTTGGGTTTTGCGCGAAAAGGAGGTAAAGTGAAAGGGGCTGACAAATTTGGGGGGGTTCCAAATGGGCAATGCCGTCGCGCTGGATATGCCTTTTTGCCGGGCTTACAATCTCGAAGTGAGTAACaattaaaatgatatttttttcttttttttccctttctttttaCGGCCCACTAAATGTACGGGACGGGGCAGCTTCCTGCAGACAGTTGCCTGGGGGTGCTGAACTTTTAAGCGAGGCTTAACACGCTGGGCATAGCGCTTATCACGACCCCCTtttgtatacatattatactAATCagttaccaaaaaaaaaaaccaccaCAAGGTGTTTtccttcatctttttttgttcacccaATAGCCACTTCCCATTTGAGATTGGCAAAAGGGGTTCCCCCCGCTGCCTACAAAATTTTGCAGATTCAAAAATATCCACTTTGACGTGTTGCCGTTTTTGCTCAGAAGTGGTCAAACAAGTGTGCAGCGTGGAGAGGCATACAaagtgcaaataaaaaaaaaaaaaaaaaaaaaaaaggggagaaaaaggtATCCTTGTGCAAGCTCACAGAGGGTAAAATTATGTCATGTGTAGCTTGCGGTGCGCGTATATGTGAACGGCCCATCAGTGTGACGAATGCCATTTTTgggtgaagaaggaagaagcagcttGGCTTGTAGGCAGATCCACGCAGGGAGACGCAACCGAGGAGTAATCCTGGTACACAAATAAATAGACTGCGCGGGGTTATTCCTCCATGCATGCGCTCTCAATGTAGAGGTGCGCTCATAAGCCGATGAACATACACAGTTAAGATGTCCTAGAATGATTCACCACATCCGCGCTAAAGGTGAGCCTAAACGTGGCGAACACCCATCTGTGGATTTCACCTggctgaaaaaaattgccgtACACCTGCTGCAGTTGCTGATCGGGTGGGCGGCATTTTCGCCAATAATGTGCGCATGGCAAGGCACACCAAAATGGaagcttcttcaaaaaaagggggcatctAAGTGGGCACTAAAAACATCCCCATAGAAACTCCTCAAAAGGGCGCTCTGCTTTAGTATACCCCTCCTAGCACACCCCGCTTAACCACCTCAGGCGCCTTCCTAATTCACAAAGCTAAAGTCCagcttttcctcctcctgcttaCTCCGCTGCTCCGTCTGCTTCTCCACAGCAATGGCCTCTTTGATGAGGTTATACACCATGACTTTCTCCTCCCCACTGATGTCCGCCAGGATGTGCTTAAAAAACGAGGCATTCTTAAAGGCCACATTTCTAAAAACGTTTGTTACTTCTTTGAAGTATATCGTCATGGTGCCGCTTCCCGTGCTTACCACggctgtgggggggaagcggttcTGAGGGGAGGAACTTCCGTCAGCCAACCCCCCGTCAGCCAAACGTTGGTCAGCCAAACGCTCGTCAGACAACCCCCCCTCTGCCATACTTAACGGGCTAATCGCTTTGTCCCCACCCGCCCGCAGCGTCAGGAAAGACTTCGTAATGTCAATCCTGTTGGCCTCACACACGCGGCAAACTTGGTGAACAAAGGTGACGTACGGAATGAGGATCTTCCTCACGAGAGCCTCCCGACTGATGAAGGtgtcaaaaaagaaatttaaaattctgAAGGAGTAGGTGATCATATCTTCCTCGCACGAATTAGGTGGTATCAATTCTTCGTAGTCCACACTATCCGTGGGATGGTTAACCAAGAGGATGGGCAGCATATCATTGTTTATCAAATTTTGCGTAAAATAGAAAACGATTGAATCTTCCCTCTTTAGTAAAAGggtaaatatattctttatggcatttaaaaaggagtgTATAATTTGGTTCTttgtgtgcccatttttttcttccttttttttggggctTATATTAGTTCGCCTCCTTTCCATGCCCATTTCAAGGTACGCCATTTTCATCCTACGTGAGGCGGCGCTAAACACGTCCAAAATTTCTCGCGTGTAATGCACCTTGCTCCTTCCACTCACCAGGTCTGTTGTGTTGATatggtgtaaaaaaatgatcacctttatgtaaaataattttaagcGCGTCAAATCTTGGcccttcaccattttggccATTTCCCCTTCGTAGCTTTTCATATGGCTCAGATAATTCTGCACATCACTTTCGCTGCAGTTTTGGAAGAACAGCTTCAGCAGCCTGGTGCTCagcttttcctccttcaggaGGCTCATCTTCTGGAGGCACAGCGCCTGCAGCAGCGCCTTTATTTTGCGCGCCAGGCGCGCCACTTTGGGTTCGCTCACATTTGCACCTACGGCCTTTCCCTCTGCTGCGTTCGTCTCTACTGCGTTAGTCTCTGCTGAGTTCGTCTCTGCTGAGTTCGTCTCTGCTGAGTTCGCCTCTACCGCGTTCGCCTCTACcgccttctccccttctAACCTCCCCAGGAGGGTGTAGCAGCTGAGCACGGAGTTCCACAGCGCGGTTGGAAGTTCCCCATCGCGCCCACCTCTTTGCCCAGCGCCGCAACGCCGCTTCGTCAAAAATTTGCCCAATACGAATAAGTGCAATGTGAACACTTTTCTGAGCACGCTGTGGTGGTGGGACCCCCCTGCACCCTGCACCTTTTTTGCGAGGTGCTCATGCGCGGCAGAGACAAATTCGAGCACGTTTGGCAAAACCCTTTCGTTCACGAAGGTTACCAAGTGTTTCAGAATGTAATCCAAAACGGTTCCTAAAAAGGGAGTCTTCGATTCGTCGTAAAAGATCTGCTCATTTGCACTGGGCAGAGACACCGGGTTAGCTGTATCTCCACCGCTGCTACCTTTGCTTGCGTTTTCAGCCCTATGAGATTTGTTCCCCCTCCAGTCAGTGGTCCCCGAATTGGAGAGCTGCGTTTCGCAAAATGTAACATCTCCCTGGTGCGAAATGGCGCTGCTCACGTGGTGAGGCAAATCCGAAACAAACCCAGTCAAAGTTAAGTACCCGAAAATGAACGCAAAGTATATCTCCTTCGTTTCCTCTTTTAACCTATCCTTGTGCTCCTTCAAATGgtaacacaaaaaatatattaatattttgaaGAGCGCACAACTGTTCGCACCTATGTGAAGGTCGTTGCTCCTCCTtatgatatttaaaaattgcaaaaaaattgcaaatgcGCTAAAATAGAAGACGGATAAGCTTCTTGCCTTTTCGTTCATGCAGGTAAAAAATCTGTGCACCAATTCCTTTTGGAAATCCTCTCCTCTGCTATCCCCAAATGACCAAAAATACAGGACAATAGTGTCGTATAGAATGTAGCTGATATTCTTCACCACCGATTTTATGTTAAAGATGCCCAGGTTCCTTTGGACCTTCTTGCTGTTCATTACGTAGAGGCAGAATGATTTGTATGAAAAGAGGTAGTACACACAGGAGTCGAATTCGGAGAAGAAGAGCGACGAGTTTATTGTAggaattttcttctttccctccACGTGTAGGGGAGCATCCCCATTAGAAGCGTGATGCCCATTCGTGGAAACATCCCCGTTTGTCATgtcgttttttccccgtgcATATCCTGTACACTCCGCGAGCTCTTCCCTAACAGTGTGTCCCCCCTTCATGGCGAAATAGAAAAAGTGTCCCACAATTTTCGAGAGCGAATTGCACAACCCAATTTCATTTAGGAATAGAAATAAGTTATACACCCTCATCAGtgggtacaaaaaaaagtgagaaaatTGGAGAGAGTCATCCGGTTTATCTCCCACCACGTCGGAATTATCCCCCCCGGGAGGATGGCCATCCAGGTAgctaaaatgcaaaaaatgaaaagactCATAGTACATCTTCAAGGaggtaaaaatgttaatttcgtAATTTGTGAGCAGCATAATTTCATGGGTACTAGAAAATTCAtccaaaattattttggagtttttaaaaatttttaaaaatcgaATCAAAGCTTTTATGGCTAGTCTAGACAACTTGTCAAATCGGATGCCATGATTTATATTCTGCAATATGATGTTTAACAATGGTTCGAAATTATCGTACAGGGAAAAGttgttcaaaatattttctatgttTATGTGTTTATGGGTggacccccattttttggtcTCCCCTTTGGCACTCCTCCTACGAAAGAGCACATCTTCGATGTAACTGATTTGGTCCTTCATCTGGTGGTTCCCTTCCCTCAACTGGGGGTCACCCCGCGGGGGTATACACTCcgttttgttcattttattccATACGTTAGGTTGGTGGGCTGGCCCGAGCTCACTGCAGCTGCTGTCACTGCCGCGGCTTCTTCGCGTGCATGTGCTGCTGCCCCTGCCGCTGCCACTTGGGGACCCCTTCTTGTTGTACCTTTCTCGAGCAACTCCCTTCACGT contains:
- a CDS encoding hypothetical protein, conserved (encoded by transcript PVX_122500A) encodes the protein MGMLKRTFSSSNRKKRQRSRGNKQAGHQSDSGFKALEDYLIDHAQFDRSGGAAGGVVGGAVGSVVGGAVGTRQNGANWGSKHSALSGKGANAKPASAKSKSGQQLARREVKKKGNLKRIIRNTLCLFKSPNLRNLIFKEAKVTEPEKKILNIKFVVNEEPTESRPQSVLTHKKSIEVSKFAESKKQIVTKNAKIIPVKKPSQAVIDKPVSKKIELKEEISEGNSQTSESSLPCSEPFEKCYKVEINKSRVPRLQELFGQMRKGSDSTGVAGEAAGGKADKRVGRCNMLGGSSESGESSASGESSKSGESSEKCKRRGRCPPLGEEAQANDPTGCKTNVFNNLLQSVKPCRSYNIDVGHPLYNFLCKSEDSFLSSNWHDRINYAFRNIWALKEYMHDDKSEGEREKEFYNELELFHMASKIGACGLIYSLFFRKQELKNDSISYFKKCFVQVSKENYPHIYKIYKPKFDDDLVFLFDSLVFTVILGSRRNGVNYNMARKIYSNDMKGKNVLCDCIFALKNGSKFALPVASQIDFMGMRVISEPLMPLSEAHPPVDVIKDIFRGFTFSNYMSDGGGSEGATENGHLTGKQTMKKTPQNEGKNLPKEEKHLKRKKEKMFYERLLLEMENYDHELYQQIKQMGDSVNYHCCILPFGFSNYYECKVFKKRNNVKLFKSLIDNLFVVRGAEEVLPPYVDNSAGGNFTKRIRYEFIKNFYPHSLSNTTLNIDVKNYEYKKCKNNVDLLKDASRECLHNIHNYILPKVVSIVANFSDSFDVTQVYHSHGVNMHHLGRLLSTDRDTAPPEFLSQTICREIICRTLKSIYYEHIHSFLLGVLGRGKRGSSGSCKGGNHRWFDNAHSVSPFSNEEHTHHYDRVRGGTPEQCNQFICFCEKCFTEWDYFPEVVPHKFLIRLANLTLNVRAVDSVQFWHQVLIPECMKKFKVNLKDHINIKEVEVYGLLVCMEYHLGVYFNKECKRNYKVRLPLTLEDMCAFGSKKESVLFPNVAHLRAVCDWGGASEMGEVSEAVNEVVNEVVSDLESNAEREYPSYHCDDEPSAATPHGYALQTVRSNSREKRRGYNYKSPYRSVTSAAKNNAQKSYKTSGGTASGGLKGNPTWEKGATTSNYDDSSSPSTSGSSKVGHNNVYTLVDKMRKKKWLSRGGSTLAGGKQKRELTPSVSVHSRIREDPPSRVPPRSNFQRSNIALFYPKTKGCFPKYATWSFRTVEKLISSNVMMQEKFKVKNMLRENIVNIIHPKRSDFLQMSNICTVGSCNKIRSFMHEYNVPCHPYCILNEKMKCINYVRAKKCIYLLLNVGLNKNIFELSKRFLCLAYLHFEHGYVKKCLDVCYYIYGVIPNIGTVRRDILALILQCKVKEGNIDDALIIYKLIVIFNKFYEGHGNSLHTLICNVLMASYYYDRANERTGRGTRGEGICESNIYDNDICDDEWEDHLGKVPRAECRNHNRGDHQTGEATTSKGCAKKKLMLDQVDHLELKKKYLLKALHYSEESYRAISTTLCDVSTHYVCIYALILQGNILMGLHKFQSAIKYYTISLQNCERAKLPNFVTLQNKCLLADSLKNNGNYDKAIEIAEECLKALSSCTQSSRSLTLCVIFRLAEMKQYIGCRDLIYPNIFLDNISNAHIKKKITCSDFLIFEKNYLNEKNKKFRKEAIDLYIILYDKLRSQKNYNLVFAKDIFGCYYTKGELSYCRGGKGGMPGDATRGDATRGDTMQADTMQEDEMEKIFLVIREILKIKVISLSMKKQFMLASKLLGIVLTKNSSPFVRELTLLKRGAEKNRLYGKSHPDECTSTGVQPSEAKREDHLGSTARYPNNDLYIADLLSDVHTNGEQKYTKQTLHFQLGDFHQSRQSNFFHRSCYTREYDYISIEKLLFDDTYFVIDDICKWCYSKCDAYNSKQNVGAETDAAYLLNPSIWFDLLFFSVMKGTCSHTELLILIDLVKFFLTPLQKQLILFRVKSLSSISGNEQYSEYIQHLLDNEGKEILRVMNILDKEKNSGNLCVGAHPELSNLHKKDVMKNVDFLSNIIVTNPWLMSPSNTFDSAR
- a CDS encoding septum formation protein Maf domain containing protein (encoded by transcript PVX_122505A) is translated as MKEHSHIIGLGDFFADAKKCWVLLASKSPRRIELMKLMGVSNLYICESGFEENLDKKQFASAEHYVKENALQKGLNVASHVWFGDQANTHSEGNVKEEETKKSTQQGSDSGHLSIGQPENEQHCTDATKKHQVKSLHSTYDPIPKVIISCDTIVTLKDEIIEKPLNKEHAREILKKLSSNIHCVYTAVCIFLHKTKVPITFIEKTDVHFDDLLEQDILEYLNSSEPYDKAGAYSIQGVGCQFIKKINGCYYNVMGLPINKLSKTLTQLCVEGKISA